Below is a window of Vicinamibacteria bacterium DNA.
GGAGAGAAGCGAGCTTCTGCACCTCGTCAAGATGACGATCCACGCGGAGGACGGAAGCGTCTGCATCACGGACTCCGGCCGGGCGCTCAGCGGACCCGATCGTACATTCCGCAACGACATTGCGGAATTAGCGAGCCGGCCCTTCCGAGTCCTGGAGCTCCATCACCCACACGTCGGACTCGAACTCCGTGGTGGAACGAGGACCATTGAGATCGACCCCACCATCACCGGTCTCGTACTTCATTGGTTGAGGAGCTCGAGCGGCTCGTGCCCGCGAATCATTGAGCTCGTCGTTCGAGAACGGAGATCATGCGATAGAATGATCGCCGGACGAACGGCCGGATTCGCTCCCTACCTGGGTCCCTCCAGTGCCGACGAACAAAAAGGAGGGACCAGTGAGAAAGCTGCTTTTTCTGACAATGATCTTGTCGCTTGCCGCGATGCCGGCGGCGGCGCAGTTCCAGCAAGTGATCGAGGTTCAGGTAAAGCCCGGTCAGGAGATCGCCTACGAGAACTATGTAAAGAAGGTTCGCGAGGCGGCGGACCAGATCGGAAGCCCGATGAGCTGGGCGACGTTTTACGCCACCGTAGGCAAACCCGGCTCGACCTATCGGATTGCTCTTGGGTTCGAGAAATGGGCCGACCGTGACGCGTGGCAAGGGGTTCGGGAAGTCCTCGTGAAAGCCTTCGGGGAGCAGGAAGGCTCGAAGATCTACACGGACGGTGCGTCGAGCATTTCCAGTTCTTCGTCCCGTATCTGGGAAATGATCGAAGAGGGCACGGCGAACCCACAAACGGGAACACAACCGTCGGCCTTCTACGAAGTCACCATCCGTTGGGTGAAGCCGGAGATGGTGCCCGAGTATCGGGGACTTCTGAGACGGTTCAAATCAGCTTACGAGGCCGCCGAGGGCAAGCCGAGTGTCACCCGATGGGTCCTGGTCTTCGGCGAGGGCCAAAACACGACCTTCCGCCGTACTCAGCCTTTCAATACCTGGGCCGAGCGCGATGGATGGAATCCGGTCGAGCTCATTACCAAGCAGTTCGGCCCGGATGCGCCGCTTTTATTCGAGCGACTGAACGCCGCGGTGTGGAAGTCGGAGCATTTCGTTTCCGCCTACCGGTCCGATCTGAGCCGTACCGCCACATCCACGTCGAACGATTGACAAGTCACAGAGGGCGACGAGGTACAGCGACGCGACGTTCTATTTCGATCCTCGTCGTCCTCGCCCACGATGGGAACCGGGACCCCGTTCAGTAACGTCGGCTCGTACTTCCATTATTGTTTGACGGCGTCGAGGGCCGCCTGATCCAGGAGAGGTTCGGAGCGCAGCACCCGAGCGTTGATTACGTTTCCGGCGAGATCGGTGGTGAACGGAGCGTGGGACTGGGCCGAGGAGCGGTCGAGTGGGTCTTGGTCCAGGCCAGAGCGACCGGAAGCCGCGAGGCCGTGTGGCGGGCTCCGCGCGCGGCGTTGTGCGCGCGCAGGCGGCGATCAGGATCCGTATTGATGCCGGTGTAGAGCGTGCCATCGGCGCGGCGCAGCAGGTAGCAAGGATGCTGTGACGCCCTTCGCATTTTGATCCGGAGGGCTCTTGCTATCCTCGTGGCGGAATTTGCCATGCGAGCCCTAGCCCACACGGCCGCGCTCTTCGCTCTGGTGGCCTCTGCCGCTCCGGCATCGCCGGTCGTTGGGGCCCAGTGCGGCTCCTCGCTGCGCTTCTTCGGCAACGGGGTCGCGGCGCCGGGGCTCGACCGGGTGGAGATCCCGCTCGACACCCCCCATCGTCCCGTAGACGTCGGGCTTGGCGATTTCACGATCGAGTGGTGGATGAAGGCGACCCTCGCCGACAACGTCCCCTCCCCGGCTTGTACAGCGGGCAACGACAACTGGATCACCGGCAACATCCTGCTCGACCGCGATGTCTTCGGACAGGGCGACTGGGGCGACTGGGGAGTCTCGCTCCGCAACGGGGTGCTCGCCTTTGGCGTGGCCGACAGCGGCAGCGGGCAGGGGATCTGTGGAGGGACTCTCGTTGCCGACGGTTCCTGGCACCACGTGGCGATAGCGCGGCGGGCTTCGGATGGGAGGATGCGGGTCTGGGTCGACGGCGCTGTGGATGCGGAAGGGTTCGGACCGATGGGGGATATTACCTATCGGGACGGGCGGCCCACGAGCTATCCGGCCAGCGATCCTCTCCTCGTCCTTGGAGCCGAG
It encodes the following:
- a CDS encoding LamG-like jellyroll fold domain-containing protein, whose translation is MRALAHTAALFALVASAAPASPVVGAQCGSSLRFFGNGVAAPGLDRVEIPLDTPHRPVDVGLGDFTIEWWMKATLADNVPSPACTAGNDNWITGNILLDRDVFGQGDWGDWGVSLRNGVLAFGVADSGSGQGICGGTLVADGSWHHVAIARRASDGRMRVWVDGAVDAEGFGPMGDITYRDGRPTSYPASDPLLVLGAEKHDAGAAYPSYSGYLDELRLSTMVRYDGNFTPPAAPFAPDATTAALYHLDEGSGNLVGDSSGAAGGPSLGTRRFGGTPAGPLWSSDTPFPPPACGAPDQLVFQDDMLSGPATHVACVTVTAGPNLWIVPLGLVSFLAREAVILRDGFTVALDAEFAAATDCAAGAP
- a CDS encoding GIY-YIG nuclease family protein; its protein translation is MANSATRIARALRIKMRRASQHPCYLLRRADGTLYTGINTDPDRRLRAHNAARGARHTASRLPVALAWTKTHSTAPRPSPTLRSPPISPET